The sequence below is a genomic window from Oncorhynchus nerka isolate Pitt River linkage group LG7, Oner_Uvic_2.0, whole genome shotgun sequence.
CCACCGTTAGTTACGGCTAGATATCAGTTATTTGTATTGTGGCCATAATCCAATGACTGGCCTTCAGGTGTAGACTGGGCACAGATGGACTGCAATATACATTTACATTCTGTAGAGATAGATGCTTACCTTAAACTCACACACGTATTACCCACAAATACTGTACTAAAATGTCTTACTAGAGAGGGCCGTCTATATGTAGAATAAACTACCTTGTATCAGACTACAAGATGCCATAACACTAATTGCATAGAAGACATAACCTTGGCATTGTCATCGATGTGCACGAATGCATAATAATTAGTGTGCCGCAAGCCGTATGAATCGCAATAAGATTATGGTGATGTGCAAGTTGATAAGGTCTCCATCTGTTTCAAATAAGTTCCttgtctctccctatccccttTAGAATCTAACTGCACCTACTTCAAGTTCTACACCACTGGAGAGAATGCCGTCATCTTCCAGAAGACAACAGAAAAGAGTGAGTCAGCTTGTCCCCTGCCTTCTTTCAACCCATGTCTCTCCTTGCCCACCCACACACTTTCTTTCTTCCTCAAGTCTGTCATCTATGTTGCACTGGGTCAGCCATTGACTGCAGTAAGTGTCTAAAATGTATTCCACCTACTCCTTTTACATTATAGCATTGAAGTCAGTAAGACTGTTTCTTCATGGGTCAATGTGGGAAAATTGTGAAATCCTTTAAATTTTTTTCGTGAGCTCTAAACCAGAGGTGTCATGCGCCACATTTTTTAAAGAGGGGCACGTATTTTTCTTTGGATTTATTATGCGCAAAATAAACTATCTTCTGgatgttttgttagtttattgaAACTTTGGGGCATGGGGGCATGATGCCCTACGTGTCAGGAGTGCGATGTTTAACGTTTCTATTATCCTCTAGGCAAGTCGGTAACTCCTAGGgcagcatttcccaaactcggtcctggggaacCCAAGGGGAGCAGATTTTGTTTTTTTGcgctagcactacacagctgattcaaataatcaactcatcatcaagctttgattatttaaaTCAATTGTGtcgtgctagggcaaaaaacaaaatgtgtaCTACTTGGGGTCCacgggaccgagtttgggaaacgcttcCCTAGAGTATATCAGTGAGGGGATGTACCAATATCTGTGAGAATTACAAGTGGATGCAAGGACTTTACCTTTTGTAGATTGGCCATTTTGAATAAGGTTGAACTTATTTGGTTATTTTACTTACCTTAGTTGAATGAACTCATTGCAAGTCACCCTGGATAagagggtctgctaaatgactcaaatgtaaatgtacctgGTGCCAGTGTACTATGAATAATGGAATGTACCTGTATCAAGACGAAAACCGTTTCTCTCTTCCCAGGTCTGAATGTGGCGGCGGCCATGATGGCCCTCTTCGGTCTCTTCCTGATGGTCACAGGGGCCATATGCATCACCACAGCGCTCAGCAAAGGAGAATCATTCTTCCTCAAGGCTGCATCGGTTTGCTTCATTCTGTCAGGTGAGTGAGTAGACATATGGCAGCCATggtgacatactgtacatgtataaCTACAATGATTAAATGTTACTATTTTGACATGTCTAATGAGACCTTGGGAAGagctcaattgcatactcctcgcgtcctctctcctcatctccttctccaAACCCATtagaggagaaggtcagaggggagagaCCTCTGGCTttttcatccaatgggttttgagaaggagatgagaagagaggagcgaGGACATGAGGAGTACGCAATCTTCGCCATGTTGCTAACAAGTTTGAAGGTAcaataagacccagatgcagacaatgtTGAATTAACAACcgtttaataatccaacaggggcaggcacaAGACAAgtcaagggcagacaggggtcagtaatccagaggtggggcaaaggtacaggaccgcaggcagactcagggtcagggtaggcagagatcAAAAGTCCAGAGCTAGGGCAAAGgtgcaggacggcaggcaggctcaggtgcaggcagagtggtcaagcaggcgggctcagagtcaggacaggcaagggtcaaaaccaggaaggtgagaaaaaagagagactggggaaaagcaggagctgagagaaAAACCCTGGTTGACCtagcaaacaagacaaactggcacagacagacagaaaacacaggtataaatacacaggagaaaatgaggaagatgggtgacacctggagcgGGGGAAATCAAAGACAGTCCTACCTGGGCGCATATCTGGTTGACTGGAGTGTCGGCATTGAAAAGgcctgggtccaggatgtctctGGCGGGGACCCAACACTTCTCCTctgggccgtaaccctcccagtcaaccaggtactgagACATGGGTTGAATTCTGGACACATGAAGGGTGGGATGTATACGaagggtacggggcaacagaagatgaacagcagaggggctaatcaTTTTGGAGATGGGAAATGGGCCGATAAACCGGGGGGAGAGTTGCGGGATTCCACCCGGAGGGGCAGATAATCATACCTTCTGCCCGAGACGGTACTGGGGAGCCAGGGTCCGAAGGCGATCCACTTGTCGTCAATACCTGGAAGTTGTCTTGAGGAGGGCTGACCGGGCTCTCCTCCAGGTCCGCCGACAGTggcggacaaacatctgggcagaaGGTATGCCGACCTCTTCCTGCTGCTTGGGGAAGAGCGGGGACTGATACACCAGGGAACACTCAAACAGAGATAGGCAcgtagcagagcagagcagggaaggGTATTGCAGACGTATTCGACCCACACCAGctactggctccaggtggtggggttggcggagATCAGGCAGAGTAGTCTCTAGATCCTGGTTGGCTCGCTCCAACTAGCCATTGGACTGGGGGTGGAacccagaggacaggctggccgatgatccaatgagggtgcagaacgcGTTCCAGAACCGAGACGAGAACTGAGGCTCCcggttagagaccatgtccactGGCAGTCCATGGAttcggaagacgtgctgcaccaaaGTAGGCCACCGAAAGGATTGTCGCACGAAGGCCAAGGTTCGACGGGAACCCAGGTGGCAGGAATGGGCCCACTTCAGGGCCGTGGAGCGGACAGCGTCAGGCATAAACATTAGTACCGCTGCCCCTCCCAGACCTGTTTTCCTATACCCCAGCTGAGTACCATCACCGGGCACGAGACAGGGCATCCGGCTTGACATTCTTGAACCCTGGCCGGTAAGAAAGGGAAAAGTTGAACCGGGTAAACAGCAGGGCCAATCTCGCTTGCCTGAAGTTGAGACACTTGGCGGTGCGGAGATACTCCAGGTTTTTGTGGTCGGTCCATACAATGAACAGAAGTTCCGTCCCTTCCAGCCAGTGTTCCTCCAACGACATCTTCACTGCGAGAAGCTCTCGattccccacatcgtagttcctctccgtGGCGTTGAGTCAGTGAGAGAAGGTGtcgcagggatgcagcttaaggtcCAGGGCAGAACGTTGGGATAggacagcccactctgacatccgAGGCATCGGCCTCCATCACGAATTGACAGGAAGGGTCAGGATGAACCAAGATAGGAGCAGTGGTGAAGTGGTGTTTGAGGTCCCGGGAACGCCCGGTCAGCAGCAGAGGACCACGTGAACAGGACCTTGGTAGAAGTGAGTGCAGTCAGGGGGGAAGCCAGAGTGCTGTAAACCCGGATAAAATGGCATAAAAGTTGGCACATCCCAGGAAACTTTGCAGCTGCACCCTGGATGTAGGctgaggccaatccaccaccgctctcaccttCCCGGGATCCATCTGGACACTCCCAGAAGAGATGCTGTAACCCAGAAAGGGGATGGTGGAGCAATGGAACTCGCACTTCTCCACCTTCACAAACAACTGATTCCAGAAGACGAGGATGTCATGTGAGCAAGGGGAGCAGAAAAGTTCCccatatggcccaccagagtactcgctcCTACCGGTGAGCCTGGTATTTTAAAGGACAAGATGACACAAAATGACCCAAAGTCCCGTAGTACAGACAACTCTTCGCGTTGATCCTGTGTTGCCGTTCCGCTGGCGACAGCCCAGCTTTGCCTCATTGCATAGGCTCGGTAAGCGGTGACTCAGCCATCTTTGGCAACTCTCGGGCGAGGTCGGGAAGCCTCGGGTTCTCTTGGCAACGGGACCGCCAGGGACTTCCGGGATGACTCAGAGGCAAGGTGGAATCCCTGGACGTGCAAGCGAAATCGaatttcctctccctccatcgttACCGTAATCGCACATCGATTCAGATGGTCAAAGCGATGAGGGAATCGAGATCCGTAGGTAACTCCCGAGCAGCAACCTCGTCCTTGACCTCCTCCGAGACGCTGTTCAGGACCATATCGAACAGCGTTTCCTGGTTCCAAGCACTCTCCGCTGCAAACTTTGGAATTCCCCCTCATGGTCTGCCACACTGTGGGACTTCTGCCGAAACTGGATTAGCTTCCGGGCAGCTTCTCTCCCGGATAACAGGGCATCAAAAACCTTCTTCACCTCTCCTACAAACTCAAATGCAAATGGCCGGCTGAAACTCAAATGCAAATGCAAATGGCCGGCTGTGGTTCCCATACAGTAGTAGCCCAGGTAAGAGCTCTACTGGACATCAACGTGATGAGGTAGGCTATCTAGGAGCGatccgaggggaaggaggagggctgaagCTCGAAGATGAAGGCACACTGAGCTAGAAACGCCCCGACAGGTACTCTGCTCTCCATTTAAGCGTTCCGGTGGAGGTAAGCGGAGCTCCGGAGAATGGAGTGACCGATGAGACTGCACTGCTCACAGCTGAGTTACTGAGAGGCTGTGGGGTTACCACCATGGTAGGCTGCCTCGCAGATAACCCACGGAAATGCTCCAGCAAAATGTCCAATGCCCATTCATGGCGTTCAGCCAACGTTTGGCCCCCCCTCCATAAGGCCACAAAGCAATTCCTCGAACctaccaatggtggctccttgggaggagatggcgttGCGCAGCTGGCccgggtctgctgggtcagtcatagCCAATTCGTACTCTCAggtttgaaggtaagacccagatgcagacaacatTGAATTAACAACagtttaataatccaacaggggcaggcacaagacaggtcaagggcaggcatgggtcagtaatccagaggtggggcaaaagtacaggacggcaggcaggctcagataGGGCTGGGTGGTATACCACATTTGACTATATACCGGTATTTATGCACGGaatggtttgggtttttactttaccttctataactgtatttgaatgtttggtttgttaaatgtgatacaccGTGTGTAACGTCCATTTTTATAGTTCACTCCACTTCTTGAGTCATCCCTCTCCACTGTCTCCAAaccgctttccacacagacctagtcccaccccctgtcactcaaggagccAATTTGTTGTTGCTTGACCACGAGACACTTtcattcagtctgcatggtcaatgcagcacatgcacaAATGTTGATGACAATTGTTTCCAGTTGTTTCCACTTTgatcttaatataaatccacaatattagtttgtgtttcttacatctgcaaacagctagtttgtattTTCTTAGCGAGTTAAGCTAAATCGTGTTGGCcactaatgctaatcgctagttagctggctgataaaagtcagagcaaacgtagctagctaatacagtcTGATACCAGTACTGGTGGAGGcttaaatcagcatgttgtttgtgcaacagtatcttctaaatcaaagaggaaacGGGCAAAGCATGAATAGGAGGAATAGGCAAAGAAATATGTTGGCTATATGaataaaaaatgtatgtagccaaagattatagggtcccctaggaaacactgaacatcactttggttcctaccctgtcacaataacttgTCCATGGCATTTTCATTAATTGTCAAgtcaaacaacactgtattcaaagtgcccactattatttATATTCTAGCTATATAATTATAATAAACATTCTATTTCAATGATTCCAAAAGTTTTGATCTAAATCGgtattgcaacatttggttaaaaataaggcctaGTATTTTTGTCCATAttgtggcagtgtggaaatgatttcaaatgagtgcaggaaatgcagaaattgaGGGCAATGCAGGAAATAGTATTATTATAAATTAttaagttgaattgaacagtatcaAACCATCtgaatggagaaagacccattgaaatcatTTTGAATATATGTGTTGCCACTCTAGGGTCACGCACTACTCAGAAAGCAAATGTAGAACTTTAATTaatcaaaaatataaaatacCATCAAATACCGTCATAAATTTGAAAAATATCATatgatatgatattttggccaaATCGCCCTGCCCtagactcagggtcagggtaggcagaggtcaaaaatccagaggtggggcaaaggtgcaggacggcaggcaggctcaggggcaggcagagcggtcaagcaggtgggctcagagtcaggacaggcaagggtcaaaaccaggagggcgagaaaaacgagagactggggaaaagcagcaGCTGAgagaaaaccgctggttgacttgacaaacaagacgaactggcacagacagacagaaaacacaggtataaatacacaggggataatggggaagatgggtgacacctggatgGGAGTGGAGACAATcataaagacaggtgaaacagatccggGGGTGACAGTTGCAGAGAGTTTGGAGTCATTTAGGAGTCAACCTGTGCATGCAGCAAAAAAAAGCTACCGGTACTCAACACTTTAAAAAACCATATAGCCATTATTCAAGGGTATCAAGGGAGCTCACTAATTAGATACATAGGGCATTAGTCATGGCATCTGTACAGTCCTGATATACTCTGATGCTCTGGGAAGTAGATCACAGTTATCAATACCACCTCCACCATCCCACCAGTAAAATGTATTTACCAACtccacacacaccaagcccctgATATCTCTCTCTTTTGTGCTttatccctccctttctctctctccctttctctgtcactctttcctcctctctcttaggCCTCTtgattctcctgtctcttattgTTTTCAACCAATCAGTACTCTCCTTCCTAGCCAGTGACCACTCGGTGCCGTTGCATCATGAGTTGTCTTGGTCAGTATCCTGTGTTGGGTTTGCAGGGGCCATTCTTATTTTGGGCGGAACCCTCTTTCTCTTGCTTGCGCTACCATTCAGCCCCTGGCGAAGGTGTTTTCCCCCCAAAAATGAAAGTGATAGCTAGTAGCGAGGAGGAGGTATTGCACTTTATCTGTATTGTCTTATGACTGTTGAGAAATGGACGGTCTCCTGCAATTTTACATTGAATCATTTGAAGTTGTGTAAAGAGGGGTTCA
It includes:
- the LOC115131653 gene encoding voltage-dependent calcium channel gamma-6 subunit-like, whose amino-acid sequence is MWSTFFLHEEDGRPIPPGAGVGAGAGTLGLTGVMGGRGAGAGAMGVKRRAKASTSGGMSDVQEGKIKLAFFVAIVGVVLTVLGLGTEYWVVLSPPKNFYNNQTCLAAHYGLWKGCTRTLWVADIDPERESCGPAELPGESNCTYFKFYTTGENAVIFQKTTEKSLNVAAAMMALFGLFLMVTGAICITTALSKGESFFLKAASVCFILSGLLILLSLIVFNQSVLSFLASDHSVPLHHELSWSVSCVGFAGAILILGGTLFLLLALPFSPWRRCFPPKNESDS